A part of Raphanus sativus cultivar WK10039 unplaced genomic scaffold, ASM80110v3 Scaffold0015, whole genome shotgun sequence genomic DNA contains:
- the LOC108852369 gene encoding uncharacterized protein At4g28440-like, producing the protein MASTGTAGAATGTTTAAKRKPVFVKVEQLKPGTTGHTLTVKVVDANPVVPAARKARQGISMGRPSQPSRIAECLIGDETGCILFTARNDQVDLMKPGQTVILRNSRIDMFKGTMRLGVDKWGRIEAATEPASFTVKEDNNLSLVEYELINVTDQ; encoded by the exons ATGGCGAGTACAGGAACTGCAGGGGCTGCGACGGGAACGACGACGGCGGCGAAGAGAAAGCCTGTGTTTGTGAAGGTTGAACAGCTCAAGCCTGGCACGACCGGTCACACGTTGACTGTCAAGGTCGTCGACGCCAATCCTGTGGTTCCGGCTGCGAGGAAGGCTCGTCAAGGGATCTCTATGGGTCGCCCGTCTCAGCCGAGTCGAATCGCTGAGTGTCTCATCGGTGACGAAACCGGATGTATTCTCTTCACTGCTCGTAACGATCAAG TTGATCTTATGAAGCCTGGACAGACGGTGATACTGCGCAATTCGAGGATAGACATGTTCAAGGGCACAATGAGGCTAGGGGTTGATAAATGGGGACGCATCGAAGCCGCCACGGAACCTGCATCTTTCACTGTCAAAGAGGATAACAATCTGTCTCTTGTTGAATATGAACTGATTAACGTTACTGATCAGTGA
- the LOC108852514 gene encoding S-alkyl-thiohydroximate lyase SUR1-like, which translates to MSQHTNLLLPSFETDQDEEVERKTETQTLNGGGNAWRFKGNRAAKEAASVSIKSVLSRLFDNCRKDVKGTILPLGHGDPSVYSCFKTSVDAEDAVAESLRSGAANSYSPGVGILPARRAVANYLNRDLPHKLKSDDIFMTVGCCQGIETIIHVLSCPKSNILLPSLVYPLYYSRAIYSQVEIRKYDLVPDQDWEIDLQGIEAIADDNTIAMVISNPHNPCGNVYTYHHLKKVAEMAKKLGIMVISDEVYKHTIYGENPFVPMGMFASIVPVVTLGSISKGWLVPGWRIGWMAMHDPNNVFKTTGVVESIKEFLNISPDPSTILQFALPNILENTKKDFFEKKNLTFKQNVDMMFDALKEIPCLVCPKKPESCTYLVTKLDLSLLEDITDDVDFCMKLAREESLVLLPGEALGKKNWVRISIGVEKSMLEDAFVRLKVFYARHVKSQTT; encoded by the exons ATGAGCCAACACACGAACCTGTTGCTTCCTTCATTTGAAACAGACCAAGATGAAGAAGTTGAACGCAAAACCGAGACGCAGACGCTAAACGGTGGTGGTAATGCCTGGAGGTTCAAAGGAAACAGGGCGGCCAAAGAAGCGGCAAGTGTCTCAATTAAAAGTGTCCTTTCTAGGTTATTTGACAACTGTAGAAAAGACGTAAAAGGGACCATTTTGCCCCTGGGCCACGGTGATCCGTCCGTCTACTCTTGCTTCAAGACTTCCGTTGATGCTGAGGATGCCGTTGCTGAGTCCCTTCGATCTGGTGCCGCCAACTCCTACTCCCCCGGGGTTGGTATTTTACCGGCCAGGAG GGCGGTGGCAAATTATTTGAACCGAGACCTTCCGCATAAACTAAAATCAGACGATATATTTATGACGGTCGGGTGTTGCCAAGGGATAGAGACCATAATTCATGTTCTGTCCTGTCCCAAGTCGAATATCTTGCTCCCCAGTCTCGTCTATCCTCTCTACTATAGTCGCGCTATATATAGCCAAGTCGAGATTCGCAAGTATGATCTCGTCCCTGACCAAGACTGGGAGATAGATCTCCAAGGCATTGAAGCCATTGCAGATGATAATACAATCGCTATGGTGATATCTAACCCTCACAACCCATGTGGAAATGTGTACACATATCATCATCTAAAGAAG GTGGCTGAGATGGCGAAGAAGCTAGGGATAATGGTTATTTCTGATGAAGTTTATAAGCACACAATATATGGAGAGAATCCATTTGTCCCGATGGGGATGTTCGCATCGATTGTTCCTGTGGTTACACTCGGATCCATTTCCAAGGGGTGGCTCGTCCCTGGCTGGAGAATAGGTTGGATGGCGATGCATGATCCAaataatgttttcaaaaccaCTGGG GTCGTTGAATCCATCAAGGAATTTCTTAACATAAGTCCAGATCCATCGACAATTCTACAG TTTGCACTTCCAAATATCTTGGAGAATACAAAGAAAGATTTCTTTGAGAAGAAAAACCTGACATTTAAGCAAAACGTAGACATGATGTTCGATGCCCTCAAGGAGATTCCTTGCCTCGTTTGCCCTAAGAAACCTGAGTCGTGTACCTACTTAGTG ACAAAATTGGACCTATCACTCTTGGAGGACATCACAGACGATGTTGATTTCTGCATGAAGCTGGCCCGAGAGGAGAGTCTCGTCCTTTTACCTG GAGAGGCATTAGGCAAGAAGAATTGGGTGAGAATCTCGATTGGAGTCGAGAAATCAATGCTAGAAGACGCTTTCGTGAGGCTCAAAGTCTTCTACGCTCGCCATGTCAAATCACAAACCACTTAA